A single Xylanimonas cellulosilytica DSM 15894 DNA region contains:
- a CDS encoding ABC transporter substrate-binding protein produces MRTRSTLPVALVAVAALALSACSSASQDGDAGATGEAFDLASITKDADIAALVPAAVAEDGKLTVGSDLTYAPAEFVDTDGKTAVGFDIDIIRAVANVLGLELDVQSATFDSIIPAVGTRYEVGVSSFTITPERLDAVSFVSYFDAGSLFAVAEGNPDGIDPENLCGATVSVQTGTIQLDALNAANETCDEPIKLLTFESQADVTSNLVNGRAQAMYADSPVTGYAVLRADGAIELLGEIHDSAPYGIVIPKDDLELGEALRAALQKLMDDGTLAQVAGAWGQAEGVLATAEIKTAAG; encoded by the coding sequence ATGCGTACCCGTTCCACCCTGCCCGTCGCGCTCGTCGCCGTCGCGGCTCTCGCCCTGAGCGCCTGCTCGTCCGCCTCGCAGGACGGCGACGCGGGCGCCACCGGTGAGGCGTTCGACCTCGCCAGCATCACCAAGGACGCCGACATCGCCGCGCTCGTCCCGGCCGCGGTCGCCGAGGACGGCAAGCTCACCGTCGGGTCCGACCTGACCTACGCTCCGGCCGAGTTCGTCGACACCGACGGCAAGACGGCGGTCGGCTTCGACATCGACATCATCCGGGCGGTCGCGAACGTCCTGGGCCTCGAGCTGGACGTCCAGTCGGCCACGTTCGACTCGATCATCCCCGCCGTCGGGACCCGCTACGAGGTGGGTGTCTCGTCGTTCACGATCACCCCTGAGCGTCTCGACGCCGTCTCGTTCGTCAGCTACTTCGACGCCGGCTCGCTGTTCGCCGTCGCGGAGGGCAACCCGGACGGCATCGACCCGGAGAACCTGTGCGGTGCGACCGTCTCGGTGCAGACGGGCACCATCCAGCTCGACGCGCTCAACGCCGCGAACGAGACGTGCGACGAGCCGATCAAGCTCCTCACCTTCGAGTCGCAGGCCGACGTGACCTCCAACCTGGTCAACGGCCGCGCCCAGGCCATGTACGCCGACTCGCCCGTCACGGGCTACGCCGTCCTGCGGGCCGACGGCGCCATCGAACTCCTCGGTGAGATCCACGACTCGGCGCCCTACGGCATCGTCATCCCGAAGGACGACCTGGAGCTCGGCGAGGCCCTCCGTGCGGCACTGCAGAAGCTCATGGACGACGGCACCCTCGCGCAGGTCGCCGGCGCCTGGGGCCAGGCCGAGGGCGTGCTGGCCACGGCGGAGATCAAGACCGCGGCCGGCTGA
- a CDS encoding lasso RiPP family leader peptide-containing protein, which yields MPSYAAPKLTRIGSFKTVTKSLGKAPHNDIFRRPAVFVIYL from the coding sequence ATGCCCAGCTACGCTGCTCCGAAGCTCACCCGCATCGGCTCGTTCAAGACCGTGACGAAGAGCCTTGGCAAGGCGCCGCACAACGACATCTTCCGGCGCCCCGCGGTCTTCGTCATCTACCTGTGA
- a CDS encoding asparagine synthase-related protein: MPVVVVPDTPLPPGMAADLVDRVGPVLFRHRSGRAWILGTTDGRRVVRARTRFVDVVLLGDGSHETDEAALATAVADARSVDGVPAERFTEADVLLFARSDGRMRSQAPPFLTRSLCWTTVDDVPVISDEQLTLQRLADLAPDVDVLASRLTDGEISVPFGLRSVWSGLHPLRPGQWLDSRAREAPRPVTWWRPPRPERSLDDLSGELSDALSAALRTRLGAHREVSADLSGGLDSTTLSFVLADVLDRPHHTLFLASDNVANGDRPWAARAAEELGTRHVVVPYRSVLPQITDAAAGTIDTAPEGPSIASVSAAAVPLIEEVLRGTGSTLHLNGHAGDALFGPVSTVLWSLARSRAKGRWRQLWRQRLVNRYPLGATVRMLAQRGTYRDDLERFARDDFRQPEDELATYARWAALPRVHPALTDAAREHVRNLARRELAEGHDGYGADRTVHQIVHFLTVHGADVRRMNHARTPGAAVTFDSPLLDRRVVEAALALRIGDRARQYPVKPLLAAARPPRMAIDYFTRSDKGDYTAEVFEQHRAIAPTVRELFADGSVLEDLGLVSGERVLRSVTQFSVDGSEYRDLDQIVFTERWLRSLPAGQPAGQPAGQPAGQPTASADPRHREGEHAPCA, from the coding sequence GTGCCCGTCGTCGTCGTGCCCGATACCCCCCTTCCCCCCGGGATGGCGGCCGACCTCGTCGACCGCGTCGGCCCGGTCCTGTTCCGCCACCGGTCGGGCCGGGCGTGGATCCTGGGGACGACGGACGGACGACGGGTCGTCCGGGCCCGGACCCGGTTCGTCGACGTCGTCCTGCTGGGCGACGGCTCGCACGAGACGGACGAGGCGGCGCTCGCCACTGCGGTCGCCGACGCACGCTCGGTCGACGGGGTGCCCGCCGAGCGTTTCACCGAGGCCGACGTGCTCCTCTTCGCCCGCAGCGACGGCCGCATGCGCTCCCAGGCACCCCCGTTCCTGACGCGGTCCCTCTGCTGGACCACCGTCGACGACGTCCCCGTGATCTCGGACGAGCAGCTCACGCTGCAGCGGCTCGCGGATCTCGCCCCCGACGTCGACGTGCTGGCGAGCCGGCTGACGGACGGCGAGATCAGCGTCCCCTTCGGTCTGCGCAGCGTGTGGTCAGGGCTGCATCCGCTGCGCCCCGGCCAGTGGCTCGACTCCCGCGCCCGGGAGGCTCCCCGGCCGGTGACGTGGTGGCGGCCGCCGCGGCCCGAACGATCCCTCGACGACCTGTCGGGGGAGCTGTCCGACGCCCTGTCCGCCGCGCTGCGCACCCGCCTCGGAGCACACCGCGAGGTCAGCGCCGACCTCTCCGGCGGGCTCGACTCCACCACGCTCAGCTTCGTGCTTGCCGACGTGCTGGACCGCCCGCACCACACCCTGTTCCTGGCGTCGGACAACGTCGCGAACGGTGACCGACCGTGGGCCGCACGTGCCGCCGAGGAGCTGGGCACCCGTCACGTCGTCGTGCCGTACCGGTCGGTGCTGCCGCAGATCACGGACGCCGCGGCCGGGACGATCGACACCGCCCCGGAGGGCCCGAGCATCGCCTCGGTGTCCGCGGCCGCCGTGCCGCTGATCGAGGAGGTGCTCCGCGGGACCGGCTCGACGCTGCACCTCAACGGCCACGCGGGGGACGCGCTCTTCGGGCCCGTGTCGACGGTGCTCTGGTCGCTGGCCCGCTCCCGTGCGAAGGGCCGGTGGCGCCAGCTGTGGCGGCAGCGGCTGGTCAACCGGTACCCGCTCGGCGCGACCGTGCGGATGCTGGCCCAGCGCGGCACGTACCGCGACGACCTCGAACGGTTCGCCCGGGACGACTTCCGGCAGCCCGAGGACGAGCTGGCCACCTACGCGCGCTGGGCAGCGCTGCCACGGGTGCATCCGGCCCTCACCGACGCCGCCCGCGAGCACGTGCGGAACCTGGCCCGGCGCGAGCTGGCCGAGGGGCACGACGGCTACGGCGCCGACCGCACCGTCCACCAGATCGTCCACTTCCTCACGGTGCACGGCGCCGACGTCCGCCGCATGAACCACGCCCGCACCCCCGGCGCCGCGGTGACGTTCGACAGCCCGCTCCTCGACCGCCGGGTCGTCGAGGCCGCACTGGCGCTGCGCATCGGCGACCGGGCACGCCAGTACCCGGTCAAGCCGCTGCTCGCCGCCGCCCGCCCGCCGCGGATGGCCATCGACTACTTCACGCGGTCGGACAAGGGCGACTACACGGCGGAGGTCTTCGAGCAGCACCGGGCGATCGCCCCCACGGTGCGCGAGCTGTTCGCCGACGGCTCCGTGCTGGAGGACCTGGGTCTGGTCAGCGGCGAACGGGTCCTGCGGTCCGTCACCCAGTTCTCGGTGGACGGGAGCGAGTACCGCGACCTCGACCAGATCGTCTTCACCGAGCGGTGGCTGCGGTCGCTCCCCGCCGGGCAACCCGCCGGGCAACCCGCCGGGCAGCCCGCCGGGCAGCCCACGGCGTCCGCGGACCCGCGTCATCGAGAAGGGGAGCACGCACCATGCGCCTGA
- a CDS encoding lasso peptide biosynthesis PqqD family chaperone, which translates to MRLKEGLEIVDVEDGRVLLDSRKGVYWHLNASAIGVLEALAQGRTVDDVVRDVVRQTGADEAVVRADHVELVRELRKARLITGEPS; encoded by the coding sequence ATGCGCCTGAAGGAAGGCCTGGAGATCGTCGACGTCGAGGACGGCCGCGTCCTGCTGGACTCGCGCAAGGGGGTGTACTGGCACCTCAACGCGTCCGCCATCGGCGTGCTGGAGGCGCTCGCGCAGGGGCGCACCGTCGACGACGTCGTGCGCGACGTGGTGCGGCAGACCGGTGCGGACGAGGCCGTCGTGCGGGCCGATCATGTGGAGCTCGTCCGCGAGCTCCGCAAGGCCAGGCTCATCACGGGGGAACCGTCGTGA
- a CDS encoding lasso peptide biosynthesis B2 protein has product MSAPVLAERLTRLGLRQALPARLATTTAFVVAALPPWAIRAVLTVAVRGARPAAAPDVLGWRTAVNSVSRRCAGQGCLQRSIAVVLLARLHGVAPAWKTGFRPDPFVAHAWVEVDGEPVGEPAAVAHFRAVLSVNPRPARP; this is encoded by the coding sequence GTGAGCGCGCCGGTCCTCGCCGAACGGCTCACCCGGCTCGGGTTGCGGCAGGCGCTGCCCGCCCGGCTGGCGACGACGACGGCGTTCGTCGTCGCGGCCCTGCCGCCCTGGGCGATCCGCGCCGTCCTGACGGTGGCCGTGCGAGGAGCGCGACCGGCCGCGGCGCCGGACGTCCTCGGATGGCGCACGGCGGTCAACAGCGTGAGCCGGCGCTGTGCCGGCCAGGGCTGCCTGCAGCGGTCGATCGCCGTCGTGCTGCTCGCCCGGCTGCACGGCGTGGCCCCGGCGTGGAAGACGGGGTTCCGGCCCGATCCGTTCGTCGCTCACGCCTGGGTCGAGGTCGACGGCGAACCCGTGGGCGAGCCCGCCGCCGTCGCGCACTTCCGTGCCGTCCTCAGCGTGAACCCCCGACCTGCCCGCCCCTGA
- a CDS encoding ABC transporter ATP-binding protein, with protein sequence MAQTSVMTEERRGADDAAPAPAPPPRTAGLGDVFRLLGPYRGRMVVAFALGLVSTVVGALQPQVVARAVDAFDGSVPGATIGLMVGLLLASALFTNAQQLVMERSGELFAFHTRRRLVRHLYTLPIGVLERRDRADLVSRITTDVSQLRMVMSSGIVELATSVVAVVVSIVMMALIDGLLLALAVATIVVALVVIVLIGRGTTPAGLRLQDALGRLAGSVTRSLGSLRTIRATVSTDREADVTVGEAEEVLKAGYAAATYRAAIQTFASVTIQILLIVIVAVGALRVAAGELGVGELSAFIMYLMLMAAPITLSAGIFAALGEAMGALSRVLAVHDIEVEQDVQVPPAVPVAGAGDAPTFELVGVGFRYPEHPDAEPGGEAWALRDVSLRFAAGTTTAVVGPSGAGKSTIFALLERFYDPTEGEIRFRGQDVRRLSREELRRQIGYVEQDAPALSGTVRDNLLLGAHDASDAACTEVLRQVNLLAPGTDPAALLDTQVGETGELLSGGERQRLAIARALLADAPILLLDEVTSNLDSNNERMIQALIGSADRRRSVVVIAHRLSTVVSADAIVVVDGGRVVAQGTHHELLGTSELYRELARNQLLG encoded by the coding sequence ATGGCCCAGACGTCGGTGATGACCGAAGAGCGGCGGGGAGCCGACGACGCGGCGCCCGCCCCGGCCCCGCCGCCCCGGACGGCAGGGCTCGGGGACGTGTTCCGCCTGCTGGGCCCGTACCGCGGGCGCATGGTCGTCGCCTTCGCCCTCGGGCTCGTGAGCACGGTCGTGGGCGCGTTGCAGCCTCAGGTCGTCGCGCGCGCGGTGGACGCGTTCGACGGGAGCGTGCCGGGCGCGACCATCGGGCTCATGGTGGGGCTGCTGCTCGCCAGCGCCCTGTTCACGAACGCCCAGCAGCTCGTCATGGAGCGTTCCGGCGAGCTGTTCGCCTTCCACACCCGGCGGCGGCTCGTGCGGCACCTCTACACGCTGCCCATCGGCGTCCTCGAACGCAGGGACCGCGCCGACCTCGTCTCGCGCATCACCACCGACGTGAGCCAGCTCCGCATGGTCATGAGCTCCGGGATCGTCGAGCTGGCCACGAGCGTGGTGGCCGTCGTCGTCTCGATCGTCATGATGGCGTTGATCGACGGGCTGCTCCTCGCGCTGGCGGTCGCGACCATCGTCGTCGCCCTCGTCGTCATCGTCCTGATCGGGCGCGGGACGACGCCCGCCGGTCTGCGGCTCCAGGACGCGCTCGGCCGCCTGGCGGGCTCGGTCACCCGATCGCTCGGCTCCTTGCGGACCATCCGGGCGACGGTCTCCACGGACCGCGAGGCCGACGTCACCGTCGGCGAGGCGGAGGAGGTGCTCAAGGCGGGCTACGCCGCGGCCACGTACCGCGCCGCGATCCAGACGTTCGCGTCGGTCACGATCCAGATCCTGCTCATCGTCATCGTCGCCGTCGGGGCGCTGCGGGTCGCGGCGGGCGAGCTCGGGGTCGGCGAGCTGAGCGCCTTCATCATGTATCTCATGCTCATGGCGGCGCCGATCACGCTCAGCGCGGGGATCTTCGCGGCGCTCGGCGAGGCCATGGGCGCGCTGTCCCGGGTGCTGGCCGTGCACGACATCGAGGTGGAGCAGGACGTCCAGGTGCCGCCGGCGGTCCCGGTGGCCGGGGCGGGCGACGCGCCCACCTTCGAGCTGGTCGGCGTCGGCTTCCGCTACCCGGAGCACCCCGACGCGGAGCCCGGGGGAGAGGCGTGGGCGCTGCGGGACGTGTCGCTGCGGTTCGCCGCCGGGACGACCACGGCCGTCGTCGGGCCGTCCGGTGCGGGCAAGTCGACGATCTTCGCGCTGCTGGAACGCTTCTACGACCCGACCGAGGGGGAGATCCGCTTCCGCGGGCAGGACGTGCGCCGCCTCTCGCGCGAGGAGCTGCGCCGCCAGATCGGCTACGTCGAGCAGGATGCCCCCGCGCTGTCGGGGACGGTCCGCGACAACCTGCTGCTCGGCGCCCACGACGCGTCGGACGCCGCGTGCACCGAGGTGCTCCGCCAGGTGAACCTGCTGGCGCCGGGCACCGACCCGGCGGCGCTCCTCGACACCCAGGTCGGGGAGACGGGGGAGCTGCTCAGCGGTGGGGAGCGGCAGCGGCTGGCCATCGCCCGTGCGCTGCTCGCGGACGCGCCGATCCTCCTGCTCGACGAGGTCACCTCGAACCTGGACAGCAACAACGAGCGCATGATCCAGGCGCTGATCGGCTCCGCGGACCGCCGCCGCAGCGTCGTCGTGATCGCGCACCGGCTCTCGACGGTCGTCTCGGCGGACGCGATCGTCGTCGTCGACGGCGGGCGCGTCGTCGCCCAGGGGACGCACCACGAGCTGCTGGGCACCTCCGAGCTGTACCGCGAGCTGGCCCGCAACCAGCTCCTCGGCTGA
- a CDS encoding response regulator, whose amino-acid sequence MEQSPIRVLLADDDARLRSVYRKLLDRTEGFVVVAETGDGAEAVRLARERTPDVALLDVQMPGLSGLDAARAILAGGQVRVVMLTTFDLDEYVHDALTAGVSGFLLKNATPAEVLAAVRSVHAGHALLAPEVTGRLIRHLAPPRPDHPHPFVGKVLSQREVDVVRLVALGRSNQQIADELVLSLETVRTYLRRMFAKLDVNDRTQLAVLAYRAGLLHESR is encoded by the coding sequence ATGGAGCAGAGCCCGATCCGCGTGCTGCTCGCGGACGACGACGCACGGCTGCGGTCCGTGTACCGCAAGCTCCTCGACCGCACGGAGGGGTTCGTCGTGGTCGCCGAGACGGGGGACGGGGCCGAGGCGGTGCGGCTGGCCCGGGAGCGCACCCCGGACGTGGCCCTCCTCGACGTGCAGATGCCCGGCCTGTCCGGGCTCGACGCCGCGCGCGCGATCCTCGCCGGGGGGCAGGTACGCGTCGTCATGCTCACGACCTTCGACCTCGACGAGTACGTGCACGACGCCCTGACCGCGGGCGTCTCCGGCTTCCTGCTGAAGAACGCCACGCCCGCGGAGGTCCTCGCCGCCGTCCGCTCCGTGCACGCCGGGCACGCCCTGCTCGCCCCCGAGGTCACCGGGCGGCTGATCCGCCACCTGGCGCCCCCGCGCCCCGACCACCCGCACCCGTTCGTGGGCAAGGTGCTCTCGCAGCGCGAGGTCGACGTCGTCCGGCTGGTCGCGCTGGGCCGCTCGAACCAGCAGATCGCCGACGAGCTCGTGCTGAGCCTCGAGACGGTCCGCACCTACCTGCGGCGCATGTTCGCCAAGCTCGACGTGAACGACCGCACGCAGCTCGCCGTCCTCGCCTACCGGGCCGGGCTGCTGCACGAGTCCCGCTGA